Proteins encoded by one window of Tunturibacter psychrotolerans:
- a CDS encoding NCS1 family nucleobase:cation symporter-1, with the protein MSSITSGVVDQSSAMLAADYDSRLYNNDLAPTVAAQRTWGTYNYIALWFSMSMEVTTYMLASSLIAGGMNWKQAILTILLGNLIVLVPMLLNAHAGAKYGIPFPVFVRASFGTRGANLPAMLRAFVACGWFGIQSWLGGQAIAAMIAVLWPATAHAPSVLWASFLGFWLLNMYVVWRGVESIRFLQSFSAPFMLVMSLTLLFWMLHKAGGFGPMLSAPSHFHTTGSFLRFFFPSLTAMVGYWATLSLNIPDFTRYAKSQDSQIVGQAFGLPVAMVLYSFIGIACTSASEVIFGEPVWSPITLLGRFHQPLAALLALVALLIATLNVNIGANVVSPSNDFSNLAPGLISFRTGGLITGFLGLAMMPWKLMSSFGSYIFGWLIGYSGLLGPVAGIMVADYFLIRGTRLDTVSLYRRGGPYEYTRGVNPRAIIALAAGVVVALIGLAVPSLRLLYDYAWFVGFFVAATSYYFLMLRYRPVTPHSPNS; encoded by the coding sequence GTGAGTTCGATCACGTCTGGAGTCGTTGATCAGTCTTCCGCGATGCTGGCCGCGGATTATGACTCGCGGCTCTATAACAATGATCTTGCTCCCACTGTCGCCGCGCAACGCACCTGGGGTACTTACAACTACATCGCACTGTGGTTTTCGATGTCGATGGAGGTGACGACGTACATGCTCGCGTCTTCGCTGATCGCGGGCGGTATGAATTGGAAGCAGGCGATTCTGACGATCCTTTTGGGGAATCTGATCGTGCTGGTGCCGATGCTTCTGAATGCGCATGCCGGGGCAAAGTATGGCATTCCCTTCCCTGTGTTTGTGCGTGCGAGCTTTGGCACGCGGGGGGCGAATCTGCCTGCCATGTTGCGGGCCTTCGTGGCTTGTGGATGGTTCGGGATTCAGTCGTGGCTTGGGGGACAGGCAATTGCCGCGATGATCGCTGTGCTGTGGCCTGCGACCGCACATGCGCCTTCTGTGCTGTGGGCAAGTTTTCTTGGGTTCTGGCTTCTGAATATGTATGTTGTGTGGCGGGGCGTTGAGTCAATTCGGTTTCTGCAGAGTTTTTCCGCGCCATTCATGCTTGTGATGTCGCTGACGCTTCTCTTCTGGATGCTGCATAAGGCGGGCGGATTTGGACCTATGCTATCGGCACCGAGCCACTTTCACACGACGGGCAGTTTTCTTCGCTTCTTCTTTCCATCGCTGACGGCGATGGTCGGGTATTGGGCTACGCTGTCGCTGAATATTCCGGACTTTACGCGTTACGCCAAGTCGCAGGATTCTCAGATTGTTGGGCAAGCGTTTGGCCTACCAGTCGCGATGGTGCTTTATTCTTTCATCGGGATCGCTTGCACTTCAGCGTCGGAGGTTATTTTTGGTGAGCCGGTTTGGTCGCCGATCACTTTGCTTGGACGCTTCCATCAACCGTTAGCCGCATTGCTGGCGCTGGTCGCGTTGTTGATTGCGACGCTGAATGTGAATATTGGCGCGAATGTGGTTTCGCCTTCAAATGACTTCTCGAATCTTGCTCCGGGGTTGATCAGTTTTCGCACAGGTGGATTAATTACGGGATTTTTGGGTCTCGCGATGATGCCGTGGAAGTTGATGAGCAGCTTTGGCAGCTATATCTTTGGGTGGCTCATCGGCTATTCAGGACTGCTGGGGCCTGTTGCAGGCATTATGGTGGCGGATTATTTTTTGATTCGGGGTACGCGGCTGGATACCGTCTCCCTGTACCGACGCGGAGGCCCCTATGAATACACGCGCGGCGTGAATCCCAGGGCAATCATTGCGCTGGCCGCGGGCGTGGTCGTAGCGTTGATTGGGCTCGCAGTTCCGTCTTTGCGATTACTCTACGATTACGCATGGTTCGTTGGTTTTTTTGTTGCTGCGACCAGCTACTATTTCCTGATGCTGCGATACCGGCCAGTTACTCCACATTCGCCGAATTCGTGA
- the preA gene encoding NAD-dependent dihydropyrimidine dehydrogenase subunit PreA: MSSSKPTLETTFCGISCLNPFWLASAPPTNCGEQVMRAFDAGWGGAVWKTIGEPITNVSSRYSSIDWEGRRMMGFNNIELISDRPIEVNLREIAEVKRRYPKHVVIASLMVESKRESWHDIVQRAEDAGADGLELNFGCPHGMSERGMGSAVGQVPEYCEQITGWVKEKARTPVIVKLTPNISDIRIPARAAKRGGADALSAINTINSITGIDLDTFQPNPNVDGKSSHGGYCGPAVKPIALNMVQQIQADAGSVLPLSGIGGIGGWRDVAEFILLGCSTVQVCTAAMHYGYRIVEDMQDGLLNWMSEKGFATLEDFRGLSLPNVREWKQLNLNYQIVARIHEDLCIGCQLCYTACWDGAHQCIHLDRTSPVLDTTRTPAMVEVEAARRISSTPIPKLDTGSARTISAVTPLERIPRVDEHHCVGCNLCSLVCPVENCITMERIDKGISAESWEQRVAKGMVPSGASGVMSTNT; this comes from the coding sequence ATGTCATCGTCTAAACCGACATTGGAAACTACCTTCTGCGGGATTTCGTGCCTCAATCCTTTTTGGCTCGCATCTGCGCCGCCTACGAACTGCGGGGAGCAGGTCATGCGTGCCTTTGACGCAGGCTGGGGAGGAGCTGTCTGGAAGACGATTGGGGAGCCAATTACAAATGTGAGTTCGCGCTACTCGTCGATCGATTGGGAGGGGCGTCGCATGATGGGCTTCAATAACATTGAGCTCATCTCGGATCGTCCGATTGAAGTGAATCTGCGGGAGATCGCGGAGGTGAAGCGGCGGTATCCGAAGCACGTGGTGATTGCTTCGCTGATGGTTGAGAGTAAGCGCGAGAGCTGGCATGACATCGTGCAACGTGCGGAGGATGCGGGTGCTGACGGGCTTGAGCTTAACTTTGGATGCCCCCATGGGATGAGTGAGCGCGGCATGGGATCTGCAGTGGGACAGGTGCCGGAGTACTGCGAACAGATTACGGGGTGGGTTAAGGAAAAGGCTCGTACGCCTGTAATCGTCAAGCTGACTCCGAATATTTCGGATATTCGGATACCTGCGCGTGCCGCCAAACGCGGCGGTGCGGATGCGCTGTCGGCTATCAATACTATCAACTCGATTACGGGCATCGATCTCGATACATTTCAGCCGAACCCGAACGTTGATGGCAAGAGCTCGCACGGCGGCTACTGTGGACCTGCAGTGAAGCCGATTGCGCTCAATATGGTTCAGCAAATTCAGGCAGATGCTGGGAGCGTGCTTCCGCTCTCGGGGATTGGTGGTATCGGAGGCTGGCGTGATGTGGCGGAGTTCATTCTGCTGGGTTGTAGCACGGTGCAGGTGTGTACCGCTGCGATGCACTACGGCTATAGGATCGTCGAAGATATGCAGGACGGACTGTTGAATTGGATGTCTGAGAAGGGGTTTGCGACACTCGAAGATTTTCGCGGGTTGTCGCTTCCAAATGTTCGCGAGTGGAAGCAGCTCAACCTCAACTATCAGATCGTTGCTCGCATCCACGAGGATTTGTGCATTGGGTGTCAGCTTTGCTACACGGCTTGCTGGGATGGGGCGCATCAGTGCATTCATCTTGACCGAACGTCTCCAGTGCTCGATACGACGCGAACGCCGGCGATGGTCGAAGTTGAAGCTGCGCGAAGGATTTCGAGCACGCCGATTCCGAAACTCGACACGGGAAGTGCGAGAACGATCTCTGCGGTCACCCCGCTTGAACGAATTCCGCGTGTGGATGAGCACCACTGCGTGGGGTGCAATCTATGCTCGCTTGTTTGTCCGGTTGAGAACTGCATCACGATGGAGCGTATTGATAAAGGCATCTCGGCTGAAAGCTGGGAGCAACGAGTCGCAAAGGGCATGGTCCCGTCGGGCGCGAGCGGAGTGATGAGCACCAATACGTGA
- a CDS encoding NAD(P)-dependent oxidoreductase, whose amino-acid sequence MSERVPFPEQIAATSKVAERFGDLHPPLDRQAAVPEANRCLYCFDAPCTNACPTHIDVPRFIKKIASGNLSGSARTILDANILGASCSRACPVEVLCEGACVMHRYNKQPIQIARLQRFAMDALYDSGAPLPFEPGAETGLSVALVGAGPASLACAAELRRRGIRADLYDARPLPGGLNTYGVAEYKLPLVESLREIEMLAQLGVDFHFETRIDAAGLAELEQKHHAVFLGIGLGAIHKLGVAGERLPGVTNALDLIAGYKSGSLTTVPNRVVVVGAGNTAIDAAIAAVRLGAIDVHIVYRRGPEQMSAFTFEYEHAKNEGVKFLWHVQPTGIRGSRAVEGIELTKLDSTDDGSIVPQEGSEFVLEADLIVLSIGQATHSGFLSEYPGEFGKIQAERGRIVIDRETGQTSNPKFFAGGDCTNGGREVVDAVADGKRAGVSIAAWLEAQHVIV is encoded by the coding sequence ATGAGCGAGCGCGTTCCTTTTCCTGAGCAGATCGCAGCTACGTCAAAGGTGGCAGAACGCTTTGGCGATCTGCATCCGCCACTCGACCGGCAGGCTGCTGTGCCTGAGGCTAATCGCTGCCTGTATTGCTTCGATGCGCCCTGCACGAATGCATGCCCAACGCATATTGATGTGCCGCGATTTATCAAGAAGATTGCCAGCGGGAATCTTTCGGGCTCTGCGCGCACGATTCTGGATGCGAATATTCTGGGAGCGAGCTGTTCTCGGGCGTGTCCGGTGGAGGTGCTTTGCGAAGGGGCTTGCGTGATGCATCGCTACAACAAACAACCGATTCAGATCGCACGGCTCCAGCGTTTTGCGATGGATGCGCTGTATGACAGTGGAGCTCCGCTGCCGTTTGAACCTGGCGCCGAAACTGGGCTATCGGTTGCGTTGGTTGGCGCAGGACCGGCTTCACTGGCTTGCGCCGCTGAGCTTCGGCGTCGTGGCATTCGCGCCGATCTCTACGATGCGCGACCGTTGCCCGGAGGCTTAAACACTTACGGAGTTGCGGAGTACAAGTTGCCATTGGTGGAGAGTCTGCGTGAGATTGAGATGCTTGCGCAGCTGGGGGTGGACTTTCACTTCGAGACGAGGATCGATGCTGCGGGACTTGCCGAACTTGAACAGAAACATCATGCGGTTTTCTTAGGCATCGGACTGGGCGCGATTCATAAGCTCGGAGTCGCTGGAGAAAGGCTCCCCGGAGTGACGAACGCACTCGATCTAATTGCTGGATACAAGTCTGGCTCGCTGACGACTGTACCCAATCGTGTTGTCGTGGTGGGAGCCGGCAATACTGCAATTGATGCGGCGATTGCAGCCGTTCGACTTGGGGCTATTGATGTGCATATCGTTTACCGACGAGGACCTGAACAGATGTCTGCGTTCACGTTTGAGTACGAGCATGCGAAGAATGAGGGTGTGAAATTTTTATGGCATGTTCAACCGACGGGCATTCGTGGCAGTAGAGCAGTGGAGGGGATCGAGTTGACGAAGCTTGACTCGACGGATGATGGTTCGATCGTGCCTCAAGAAGGATCGGAGTTCGTTCTTGAAGCTGATCTGATTGTTCTATCGATTGGACAAGCTACGCATTCAGGTTTTCTCTCTGAGTATCCGGGTGAGTTTGGAAAGATTCAGGCTGAACGTGGTCGGATTGTGATTGACCGAGAGACGGGACAGACCTCCAACCCGAAGTTTTTTGCAGGTGGGGACTGCACCAACGGCGGCCGCGAAGTGGTGGACGCAGTTGCAGACGGAAAGCGCGCAGGCGTCAGCATCGCTGCATGGTTGGAGGCACAACATGTCATCGTCTAA
- a CDS encoding CoA-acylating methylmalonate-semialdehyde dehydrogenase, with product MSATSTLPASLSAERQLREVHHWVNGETMRGTSGQFGDVYNPATGRVQAKVALATSAEVNLAVTAAARAFPAWSAQPALRRARVLFRFREIFERRLDEVAALLTSEHGKVFSDAKGEATRGLEVVEFATGIPQLLKGEYTEQVGSDIDSWSMRQPLGVVAGITPFNFPAMVPMWMFPIALACGNTFVLKPSERDPSASLLLADMLKEAGLPDGVFNVVNGDKTAVDALLSHPTVQAISFVGSTPIAEYVYREGTKHGKRVQALGGAKNHMIVMPDADLDQAADALVGAAYGSAGERCMAISVAVTVGNATADKLIDKIEHRIEGLQMGDGMKEGAELGPLVTKTHLDRVTGYLQHGQSEGAELLVDGRENALAKGEGFFLGACLFDHVKPEMKIYREEIFGPVLGIVRASDFETALQLINDHEYGNGTSIFTRDGDTARDFAHRVQAGMVGINVPIPVPMAFHSFGGWKRSLFGDHAMYGPEGVRFYTRLKTITARWPTGIRKGVDTSMPTLG from the coding sequence ATGTCCGCCACATCCACTCTGCCCGCGTCCCTATCCGCCGAACGCCAACTCCGAGAGGTCCATCACTGGGTCAACGGTGAGACTATGCGCGGAACTTCCGGACAGTTCGGAGACGTGTATAACCCGGCAACCGGCCGCGTGCAGGCGAAGGTCGCCCTAGCAACCAGCGCTGAAGTTAATCTCGCCGTAACCGCAGCTGCCCGGGCATTCCCGGCATGGTCGGCCCAGCCGGCCCTCCGCAGGGCCCGCGTCCTCTTCCGGTTTCGCGAAATCTTCGAGCGGCGCCTCGACGAAGTGGCAGCGCTACTCACCAGCGAACACGGCAAGGTCTTTTCAGATGCAAAAGGCGAGGCAACCCGAGGCCTCGAAGTGGTCGAGTTCGCGACCGGCATCCCTCAGTTGCTCAAAGGGGAATACACCGAGCAGGTAGGCTCCGATATCGACAGCTGGTCCATGCGGCAACCTCTCGGCGTCGTAGCGGGAATCACGCCGTTCAACTTTCCGGCCATGGTCCCCATGTGGATGTTCCCCATAGCCTTGGCATGCGGCAACACCTTCGTCCTGAAACCGAGCGAGCGCGACCCAAGCGCATCGCTGCTCCTCGCGGATATGCTCAAAGAAGCGGGACTGCCGGACGGTGTCTTCAACGTCGTCAACGGCGACAAAACAGCGGTCGATGCCCTCCTCTCCCACCCCACGGTGCAGGCAATAAGTTTTGTGGGTTCCACTCCCATCGCCGAATACGTCTACCGCGAAGGGACGAAGCATGGCAAACGCGTCCAAGCCCTCGGCGGCGCTAAAAATCACATGATTGTCATGCCCGACGCGGACCTCGACCAGGCCGCCGACGCCCTTGTCGGCGCAGCCTATGGATCGGCAGGCGAGCGATGCATGGCGATCTCAGTTGCGGTCACGGTAGGAAACGCTACTGCCGACAAGCTAATCGACAAGATCGAACATCGCATCGAAGGCCTGCAGATGGGCGATGGCATGAAAGAAGGCGCAGAACTTGGCCCGCTTGTTACAAAGACGCATCTGGATCGAGTAACCGGCTACCTGCAGCACGGCCAGTCCGAGGGAGCAGAACTCCTCGTCGACGGCCGCGAGAACGCCCTCGCAAAAGGCGAAGGCTTCTTCCTTGGCGCTTGTCTCTTCGATCACGTCAAGCCGGAGATGAAGATCTATCGTGAAGAAATCTTTGGTCCCGTGCTGGGCATCGTGCGAGCCAGCGATTTTGAAACTGCGCTGCAACTGATCAACGATCACGAATACGGCAACGGCACTTCTATCTTCACACGCGACGGGGACACCGCGAGAGACTTCGCGCACCGAGTCCAGGCTGGCATGGTTGGTATCAACGTCCCCATTCCTGTGCCGATGGCCTTCCACAGCTTCGGCGGGTGGAAGCGTTCCTTGTTCGGCGATCATGCAATGTACGGACCCGAGGGCGTGCGCTTCTATACGCGCCTGAAGACGATCACAGCTCGCTGGCCGACAGGCATTCGCAAAGGGGTAGACACCTCGATGCCGACTCTGGGATAA
- a CDS encoding aspartate aminotransferase family protein: MYTGKSKIIARYRSYHGSTAGSIAATGDPRRWAMEPGGKGPGILFAPEVHCYKCPIKHTYPGCGIACADYIEHMIRNESDVAAVLVEPIVGTNGVIVPPEEYMPKLRKICDEFGVLLIADEVMTGWGRTGEWFAMNHWGVVPDILVTAKGITSAYVPLGLCATSEKIAEYFQDHYFAHGHTYEAHPLTLAPAVATIREMQRLGLVERARELAPYVEGKLRELKAKHASIGDVRGKGLFWAVDLVKDQTTKEPFNTYSDKVSGKPLLVDQIAAKILADGVTIQAWVSHFVIAPPLIVTKEQIDHGISVLDKHLGLADAAVGQ, from the coding sequence ATGTACACCGGCAAGTCGAAGATCATCGCACGGTACCGCTCTTATCATGGTTCAACTGCCGGCTCTATCGCGGCTACCGGAGATCCGCGACGGTGGGCTATGGAACCGGGTGGCAAAGGGCCGGGGATTCTCTTCGCGCCGGAGGTTCACTGTTACAAATGTCCGATCAAACACACGTATCCGGGCTGCGGTATCGCCTGCGCTGACTACATCGAACATATGATTCGTAACGAATCGGATGTGGCGGCTGTTCTGGTGGAACCGATCGTTGGAACCAATGGGGTGATCGTTCCTCCGGAAGAGTACATGCCTAAGCTTCGCAAAATTTGCGATGAGTTCGGCGTTTTGTTGATTGCGGATGAGGTGATGACGGGATGGGGGCGCACCGGCGAGTGGTTTGCGATGAATCACTGGGGAGTCGTTCCGGATATTCTGGTGACGGCCAAGGGAATTACTTCGGCCTATGTTCCTTTGGGGCTCTGCGCGACGAGTGAAAAGATCGCTGAGTACTTTCAGGATCATTACTTCGCCCATGGTCATACTTACGAGGCGCATCCGCTTACGCTTGCGCCGGCGGTCGCTACGATTCGTGAGATGCAGCGTCTTGGACTTGTGGAACGGGCGCGGGAACTTGCGCCTTATGTCGAAGGCAAGCTTAGAGAGTTGAAGGCTAAACATGCCAGCATCGGTGACGTTCGCGGAAAAGGGCTTTTCTGGGCGGTCGATCTGGTGAAGGATCAGACTACGAAAGAGCCCTTCAACACGTATTCAGACAAGGTTTCCGGAAAGCCGTTGCTGGTGGATCAGATCGCCGCGAAGATACTGGCCGATGGAGTTACGATCCAGGCTTGGGTCTCGCATTTCGTGATTGCTCCGCCGCTGATTGTGACCAAGGAGCAGATTGATCACGGGATCTCAGTGCTCGATAAACATCTCGGGCTGGCAGATGCTGCTGTCGGGCAGTAA
- a CDS encoding zf-HC2 domain-containing protein, with product MFLVNHFEAAQSRGVKKCLLGEMPPPERDAFEEHFIDCPECAAALRVTFWQRRSRNQVCF from the coding sequence ATCTTTCTCGTAAATCATTTCGAAGCCGCACAGAGCAGAGGGGTAAAGAAGTGTTTACTGGGCGAGATGCCTCCCCCCGAACGTGATGCGTTTGAAGAACACTTCATTGACTGTCCGGAGTGCGCAGCCGCTCTTCGCGTGACGTTCTGGCAGCGGCGAAGCAGGAACCAAGTCTGTTTCTAG
- a CDS encoding MFS transporter has product MNFEETEAAAANSEDGVPGWRFAVAAGILGWVLDAFDFFVVVFLISELMGKFHVGKAAIVWSMTLTLAMRPIGALFFGALADKFGRKKPLIACVLYFSTVTVLSGLAPTYWIFLAMRLLYGLGMGGYWGIGASYAMESAPRHRRGILSGLMQGGYPFGYLMAAIGMQTIAPAFGWQTMFFVGVGVTLVIVALAAFAPESAAWRMHRTPSLGKIFGTLFQHMGVFGYLLLLMTAITCLSHGTQDLYPDFLKTLPWMNGATVLGMKATLGIPVIYNVGAIIGAVVVGAMSERIGRRYAVIAALGVCLLAMPMWAFGGSVLAIVVGSYLMQSGVQGAFGVIPAHLNELAPDAIRGLFPGFVYQLGVLFASPVLPLQNLLRGKFGYPWALCSFETLVIVSLLLIFWFGPEKRGRSFHQRDHAEGLPSNVSGSVAAAVK; this is encoded by the coding sequence ATGAATTTTGAAGAGACCGAAGCCGCTGCGGCAAATTCCGAAGATGGAGTTCCAGGATGGAGGTTTGCCGTCGCGGCCGGCATCCTCGGTTGGGTTCTCGACGCTTTCGATTTTTTTGTTGTTGTCTTTCTCATATCGGAGCTGATGGGGAAGTTTCACGTAGGGAAGGCAGCGATTGTGTGGAGCATGACACTTACGCTGGCCATGCGACCGATAGGGGCTCTATTTTTCGGAGCTCTGGCCGATAAGTTTGGACGAAAGAAGCCGCTTATTGCTTGTGTTCTGTACTTTTCGACCGTGACCGTGCTGAGCGGTCTTGCGCCGACCTACTGGATCTTTCTGGCGATGCGACTGCTGTACGGCCTGGGGATGGGCGGGTATTGGGGTATTGGCGCTTCTTATGCGATGGAGAGTGCGCCTCGGCACAGGCGCGGTATTCTTTCTGGGCTGATGCAAGGCGGTTATCCTTTCGGATACCTGATGGCAGCGATTGGAATGCAGACCATTGCTCCGGCGTTTGGCTGGCAGACGATGTTCTTTGTTGGAGTTGGAGTAACTCTCGTTATTGTGGCGCTGGCCGCATTCGCGCCTGAATCAGCGGCGTGGCGAATGCATCGGACGCCGTCACTCGGGAAGATCTTCGGCACACTGTTTCAACATATGGGCGTCTTTGGATATCTTCTGCTGCTGATGACGGCAATCACATGCCTCTCTCATGGGACTCAAGATCTTTATCCTGACTTCCTGAAGACGCTGCCCTGGATGAATGGCGCAACCGTGCTGGGGATGAAAGCGACGCTAGGAATTCCGGTGATTTACAACGTCGGGGCGATCATTGGAGCGGTTGTGGTGGGGGCGATGTCGGAACGAATTGGGCGGCGATATGCCGTGATCGCTGCACTTGGTGTGTGTCTGCTTGCAATGCCGATGTGGGCATTCGGTGGTTCGGTGCTGGCAATTGTGGTTGGATCGTACCTGATGCAGAGCGGGGTGCAAGGCGCGTTTGGAGTGATTCCGGCTCACTTGAACGAGTTGGCGCCGGATGCGATTCGTGGGCTGTTTCCTGGATTTGTGTATCAACTTGGCGTGTTGTTTGCTTCACCGGTGTTGCCGTTGCAGAATCTGCTGCGGGGCAAGTTCGGTTATCCGTGGGCGTTGTGTTCTTTTGAGACGCTGGTGATCGTCTCTCTACTGCTGATCTTCTGGTTCGGTCCGGAGAAGCGAGGCAGAAGCTTCCATCAGAGGGACCATGCAGAAGGTTTGCCGTCGAATGTCTCCGGCTCGGTTGCCGCCGCGGTGAAATAA
- a CDS encoding RNA polymerase sigma factor, with product MQFFAFDAAYLEKLRSGDARTEEHFVSYFGELIQLKLRSRLSSREAIEDVRQETFVRVLGLVRSPKGLREPDRLGAFVNSVCNHVLLEHYRSKNKTESFLDSDAEATLVNHDPSALSLLETKDAQRIVHQILKELTDRDRMLLQSVLLEERDKDEVCNEFGITRDYLRVLVHRAKQSFKTFYISRLGDSRMN from the coding sequence TTGCAATTTTTTGCGTTCGACGCGGCGTATCTTGAGAAACTCCGATCCGGAGACGCCCGCACCGAGGAGCATTTTGTCAGCTACTTCGGAGAACTGATCCAACTTAAGCTGCGTTCTCGATTGAGCTCCAGAGAAGCCATCGAAGACGTCAGGCAGGAGACATTTGTACGAGTGTTGGGACTGGTTCGCTCGCCGAAAGGTCTCAGAGAACCCGATCGCCTGGGAGCATTTGTAAATTCGGTTTGCAACCACGTGTTGTTGGAGCATTACCGGTCCAAGAACAAAACCGAGTCGTTCCTGGACAGCGATGCGGAAGCGACGTTAGTGAATCATGATCCAAGTGCGCTCAGCCTTCTTGAGACAAAGGATGCGCAACGGATCGTTCACCAAATTCTTAAGGAATTGACTGACCGAGATCGTATGCTGCTGCAATCCGTGCTGCTTGAGGAGCGCGACAAGGATGAAGTGTGCAACGAGTTTGGTATCACCCGTGATTATCTGAGAGTGTTGGTGCATCGCGCGAAACAGTCTTTTAAGACGTTCTATATAAGTCGGTTAGGCGACAGCCGGATGAATTGA
- a CDS encoding MliC family protein, which yields MMGGLSSSARLRRQSMNAPSLKVAAGLVVLSCSVVASATDLTIHLNSSEPISRKTVRYQCDVQGSKMGLPAEVFSVEYVNGAGNSLAVVPVGGHSLIFANVMSGSGARYAALQYIWWDAGGRGVSFSSDSIAGNLTSQCHRVE from the coding sequence ATGATGGGTGGACTTTCGAGTTCAGCCAGACTGAGGAGGCAATCTATGAACGCACCATCGTTGAAGGTCGCGGCCGGCTTAGTTGTCCTATCCTGCAGCGTTGTTGCATCGGCGACCGATTTAACGATCCACTTGAACAGTTCGGAACCGATATCGCGGAAGACTGTGAGGTACCAGTGTGACGTCCAGGGAAGCAAGATGGGGCTGCCTGCGGAGGTCTTTTCGGTTGAATATGTGAATGGGGCGGGAAACAGTCTTGCAGTTGTTCCCGTTGGAGGGCATTCGCTGATCTTTGCGAACGTAATGTCGGGCTCAGGGGCACGATATGCGGCTTTGCAATATATTTGGTGGGATGCGGGAGGCCGAGGAGTTAGTTTTTCGTCGGATTCTATCGCGGGCAATTTGACCTCTCAATGTCACCGTGTTGAGTAA
- the hydA gene encoding dihydropyrimidinase — MGTLIKEGTVVTADRVEKADVLIDGGTVLEVRANIDPAGHTVVNAAGLFVLPGGIDAHTHMDMPFGGTVSADDFLTGTRAAAIGGTTTIVDFAIQAKGTRMRDALDIWRAKAEGKACIDYGLHMIVTDLGSDNGKQGLHDMDDMVREGVASFKLFMAYPNVLMVDDGTIFKALRQTAKNGALVCMHAENGSAIDVIVQHALAEGRTAPIHHALTRPTKAEAEAVHRSIALAEMAGVPIYIVHLSSEDALNQVREARDRGVPAFAETCPQYLLLSIEDQMPGKSFEEAKYVFTPPLRQKKNQPKLWDGLVTDNLQVVSTDHCPFCFADQKQLGKDDFSKIPNGGPGVENRMQLLYHFGVNAGKISLQRFVEITSTAPARIFGMYPKKGTIAAGSDADIVLWDPDAEHVISAATHNMRCDFSLFEGWKVKGNARQVYSRGELVADGGRYVATVGRGQYLRREARGGAWQ; from the coding sequence ATGGGAACTCTGATTAAGGAAGGCACCGTTGTCACGGCTGACCGCGTTGAAAAGGCAGATGTCCTGATTGACGGGGGCACTGTGTTGGAGGTACGCGCCAACATCGATCCTGCGGGGCATACGGTTGTGAACGCAGCGGGCCTTTTTGTTTTGCCCGGCGGAATCGACGCACACACTCATATGGATATGCCGTTTGGGGGGACTGTGTCTGCGGATGACTTCCTCACCGGGACGCGGGCAGCGGCGATTGGCGGGACAACTACGATCGTGGATTTCGCGATCCAGGCCAAGGGAACGCGCATGCGGGACGCGCTCGATATTTGGAGAGCGAAAGCCGAGGGCAAAGCCTGTATCGACTACGGGCTGCATATGATCGTGACCGATCTTGGCTCCGACAACGGCAAGCAGGGGCTGCACGATATGGATGATATGGTGCGGGAGGGTGTCGCCAGCTTCAAGCTCTTTATGGCTTATCCGAATGTGCTGATGGTAGATGACGGAACGATCTTCAAGGCTCTGCGGCAGACGGCTAAGAACGGTGCGCTGGTGTGTATGCATGCTGAGAATGGAAGCGCGATTGATGTAATCGTCCAACATGCACTTGCGGAGGGGAGAACGGCACCGATCCACCATGCGCTGACGCGGCCTACAAAGGCAGAGGCTGAGGCGGTACATCGCTCGATTGCGCTGGCGGAGATGGCTGGAGTCCCCATCTATATTGTTCATCTTTCGAGTGAAGACGCGCTGAACCAGGTTCGCGAGGCGCGGGATCGTGGGGTTCCGGCATTTGCAGAAACTTGCCCGCAATATCTTTTGCTGTCGATTGAAGACCAGATGCCTGGAAAGAGCTTTGAGGAGGCAAAGTATGTCTTCACTCCGCCATTGCGGCAAAAGAAAAATCAACCGAAGCTGTGGGACGGACTGGTCACAGATAACTTGCAGGTGGTTTCGACCGATCACTGCCCGTTCTGCTTTGCCGACCAGAAGCAGCTAGGGAAAGATGATTTCAGCAAAATTCCCAATGGCGGGCCAGGCGTGGAGAATCGGATGCAGCTGCTGTATCACTTCGGTGTGAATGCGGGGAAAATTTCGTTGCAGCGGTTCGTCGAGATTACATCTACTGCGCCGGCGCGGATCTTCGGGATGTATCCGAAGAAAGGAACGATTGCCGCGGGTTCGGATGCGGATATTGTGCTTTGGGATCCGGATGCTGAGCATGTGATCTCCGCTGCAACACACAATATGCGTTGTGATTTTTCGTTGTTCGAAGGGTGGAAGGTGAAGGGCAATGCGCGACAGGTTTACTCGCGTGGGGAACTTGTTGCCGATGGGGGACGGTATGTTGCCACGGTTGGTCGCGGTCAGTATCTGCGGCGAGAGGCGAGGGGAGGAGCGTGGCAGTGA